Proteins co-encoded in one Arachis hypogaea cultivar Tifrunner chromosome 13, arahy.Tifrunner.gnm2.J5K5, whole genome shotgun sequence genomic window:
- the LOC112784007 gene encoding CBL-interacting protein kinase 23 isoform X2: MTSRSGGSSSRAGGGTKVGKYEMGRTLGEGNFAKVKFARNLETGENVAIKILDKEKVLKHKMINQIKREISTMKLVRHPNIIRLHEVMASKTKIYIVLELVTGGELFDKIASQGRLKEDEARKYFQQLICAVDYCHSRGVCHRDLKPENLLLSADGALKVSDFGLSALPQQVREDGLLHTTCGTPNYVAPEVIKNKGYDGAKADLWSCGVILFVLMAGYLPFEDNNLMNLYKKIFNAQYNCPPWFSSSAKKLIKKILDPNPATRITIPELIENEWFKKGYKPPRFEQEDVSLDDINAIFSEAMDAHNLVVERREEESVAPVTMNAFELISTSQGLNLRNLFQKQMGLVKRETRFTSKCSANEIISKIEQAAGPLGFDVKKNNTKLKIQGEKSGRKGHLAVATEILEVAPQLNMVELRKCGGDTLEFHKFYKNLSVGLKDIIWKAEPIDEDLDDTGTGKGAASNSK, translated from the exons atgacgTCACGTAGCGGCGGCAGCAGCAGCCGTGCTGGTGGCGGGACGAAGGTGGGGAAATACGAGATGGGTCGGACACTTGGAGAGGGAAACTTCGCAAAGGTGAAGTTCGCCAGGAACTTGGAGACAGGGGAGAACGTGGCCATCAAGATCCTTGACAAAGAGAAAGTTCTCAAGCACAAGATGATAAACCAG ATAAAACGAGAAATATCCACAATGAAACTGGTTAGACACCCCAATATCATACGTTTGCATGAG GTGATGGCTAGCAAGACAAAGATATACATTGTGTTGGAACTTGTGACCGGCGGGGAACTGTTTGATAAAATT GCAAGCCAAGGGAGGCTGAAAGAAGACGAAGCAAGGAAATATTTTCAGCAGCTTATATGTGCTGTCGATTACTGTCACAGTAGAGGTGTTTGCCACAGAGACTTGAAG CCTGAGAATTTGTTGCTGAGTGCTGATGGAGCGCTTAAAGTGTCGGATTTTGGATTGAGTGCACTGCCGCAACAAGTTCGA GAAGATGGGCTGCTTCACACAACATGTGGTACGCCAAATTATGTTGCCCCAGAG GTGATAAAAAATAAAGGCTATGATGGTGCAAAGGCTGATCTCTGGTCATGTGGTGTTATTCTCTTTGTTTTAATGGCTGGTTATTTGCCCTTTGAAGACAACAACCTTATGAATTTATATAAAAAG ATTTTCAATGCTCAGTACAATTGTCCTCCATGGTTTTCTTCAAGTGCCAAAAAACTAATCAAGAAAATCCTCGATCCCAATCCTGCTACG CGGATTACAATTCCTGAGTTAATTGAGAACGAGTGGTTCAAGAAGGGGTACAAGCCTCCTCGATTTGAGCAGGAAGATGTCAGTCTTGATGATATAAATGCTATATTCAGTGAAGCAATG GATGCACACAATCTTGTTGTGGAAAGGCGAGAAGAGGAGTCAGTGGCTCCTGTGACTATGAATGCATTTGAGCTTATCTCTACATCCCAGGGACTCAACCTCAGAAATCTTTTCCAGAAGCAGATG GGACTTGTTAAAAGGGAGACAAGATTCACATCCAAATGTTCAGCAAATGAGATAATCTCAAAAATTGAGCAGGCTGCAGGTCCTCTGGGTTTTGATGTTAAGAAGAACAACACTAAG TTGAAGATTCAAGGGGAAAAAAGTGGACGAAAAGGTCATCTAGCAGTAGCAACTGAG ATCTTGGAGGTGGCCCCTCAACTTAACATGGTTGAGCTTCGAAAATGTGGAGGAGACACATTGGAATTTCATAAG TTCTATAAGAATCTATCTGTTGGCCTGAAAGACATCATTTGGAAAGCAGAACCTATTGATGAAGATTTGGATG ATACAGGTACAGGAAAAGGTGCAGCTAGTAATTCTAAATAA
- the LOC112784007 gene encoding CBL-interacting protein kinase 23 isoform X1: MTSRSGGSSSRAGGGTKVGKYEMGRTLGEGNFAKVKFARNLETGENVAIKILDKEKVLKHKMINQIKREISTMKLVRHPNIIRLHEVMASKTKIYIVLELVTGGELFDKIASQGRLKEDEARKYFQQLICAVDYCHSRGVCHRDLKPENLLLSADGALKVSDFGLSALPQQVREDGLLHTTCGTPNYVAPEVIKNKGYDGAKADLWSCGVILFVLMAGYLPFEDNNLMNLYKKIFNAQYNCPPWFSSSAKKLIKKILDPNPATRITIPELIENEWFKKGYKPPRFEQEDVSLDDINAIFSEAMDAHNLVVERREEESVAPVTMNAFELISTSQGLNLRNLFQKQMGLVKRETRFTSKCSANEIISKIEQAAGPLGFDVKKNNTKLKIQGEKSGRKGHLAVATEILEVAPQLNMVELRKCGGDTLEFHKFYKNLSVGLKDIIWKAEPIDEDLDADTGTGKGAASNSK, encoded by the exons atgacgTCACGTAGCGGCGGCAGCAGCAGCCGTGCTGGTGGCGGGACGAAGGTGGGGAAATACGAGATGGGTCGGACACTTGGAGAGGGAAACTTCGCAAAGGTGAAGTTCGCCAGGAACTTGGAGACAGGGGAGAACGTGGCCATCAAGATCCTTGACAAAGAGAAAGTTCTCAAGCACAAGATGATAAACCAG ATAAAACGAGAAATATCCACAATGAAACTGGTTAGACACCCCAATATCATACGTTTGCATGAG GTGATGGCTAGCAAGACAAAGATATACATTGTGTTGGAACTTGTGACCGGCGGGGAACTGTTTGATAAAATT GCAAGCCAAGGGAGGCTGAAAGAAGACGAAGCAAGGAAATATTTTCAGCAGCTTATATGTGCTGTCGATTACTGTCACAGTAGAGGTGTTTGCCACAGAGACTTGAAG CCTGAGAATTTGTTGCTGAGTGCTGATGGAGCGCTTAAAGTGTCGGATTTTGGATTGAGTGCACTGCCGCAACAAGTTCGA GAAGATGGGCTGCTTCACACAACATGTGGTACGCCAAATTATGTTGCCCCAGAG GTGATAAAAAATAAAGGCTATGATGGTGCAAAGGCTGATCTCTGGTCATGTGGTGTTATTCTCTTTGTTTTAATGGCTGGTTATTTGCCCTTTGAAGACAACAACCTTATGAATTTATATAAAAAG ATTTTCAATGCTCAGTACAATTGTCCTCCATGGTTTTCTTCAAGTGCCAAAAAACTAATCAAGAAAATCCTCGATCCCAATCCTGCTACG CGGATTACAATTCCTGAGTTAATTGAGAACGAGTGGTTCAAGAAGGGGTACAAGCCTCCTCGATTTGAGCAGGAAGATGTCAGTCTTGATGATATAAATGCTATATTCAGTGAAGCAATG GATGCACACAATCTTGTTGTGGAAAGGCGAGAAGAGGAGTCAGTGGCTCCTGTGACTATGAATGCATTTGAGCTTATCTCTACATCCCAGGGACTCAACCTCAGAAATCTTTTCCAGAAGCAGATG GGACTTGTTAAAAGGGAGACAAGATTCACATCCAAATGTTCAGCAAATGAGATAATCTCAAAAATTGAGCAGGCTGCAGGTCCTCTGGGTTTTGATGTTAAGAAGAACAACACTAAG TTGAAGATTCAAGGGGAAAAAAGTGGACGAAAAGGTCATCTAGCAGTAGCAACTGAG ATCTTGGAGGTGGCCCCTCAACTTAACATGGTTGAGCTTCGAAAATGTGGAGGAGACACATTGGAATTTCATAAG TTCTATAAGAATCTATCTGTTGGCCTGAAAGACATCATTTGGAAAGCAGAACCTATTGATGAAGATTTGGATG CAGATACAGGTACAGGAAAAGGTGCAGCTAGTAATTCTAAATAA